The genomic window GCCATATAGCCGAAGATGACTGCACGCCTGATAGCTTGCTCAGGTCCGGTTTTAAACTCGATTTGTACAATAATGGCTTGTTTGACAGTACCTATTTCCAATTGGGAAATCGCATATCTGTGGATATTGAGTTACCTCTCGGTGAGCACGAATTTTTCTGGTTCTTTGAGGACCAATGCGGCAATCAGACGGTATGTGCCCAGATCGTGCGAATACTCAATTGCAAAGGACCTACTGCTTATTGCTTGACAGGAGTTGCTGTCAATCTAATGGGAGTGGACACTGACAAGAATGGAACCATCGACGATGGTCTGGCTACAGTATGGGCTTCAGATCTTGACAAAGGCTCTTATCAGATTTGTGGTAATCCTGTGACACTGTCGTTCTCACGGGATACCAACGACAAATACAGAAATTATGACTGCGACAGTCTGGGATTGCGCAGAGTGACGATATGGGTTACAGACCAACTTACCGGTTTACAAGACTATTGTGTGACGAATGTCGTCGTGCAAGACAACAATAAAGTTTGCTCCGGTAGCTCTACATTTGCCAATATCGCAGGGGCAATATTGACACCATATGATGAACCAATCAAGGGTGTCGAAATACAAGTCAACGGTCGATCCAATCCGATGGCTGGAAGTTTTTCCGGGCAGTTTGCTTTCTCAGGATTATTGAGAGGAGAGAACTATACAATCTCTGCAAGTAGGGAAATAAATTATCTGGAAGGCATATCCACACTTGATATTGTGAAAATTCAAAAACACATTTTAGGGAAAGAAACATTTTCCGAGCCTTGGCAGTATCTTGCTGCTGATGTGACCAATGATCATCGGGTGACAGCATCAGACATATCTGCATTGAGAAAATTGATACTGGGAGTGGATTCCAAATATTTGAATAATCTCTCCTGGAAATTCATAGAAGGAAATTATGTGTTTCCGGTTAAGGATGATCCTTGGGCTGAATCATTCAATGAAAAATATCAAATCCAATCCTTGCCAGGTGATATGATGTACCTCGATTTCAGAGGCATCAAAGTAGGCGACGTCAGCAAAGATATGTGGGATTTGTTGAGCTCCGGACAAGCCAGATCAGCTCAAGATGCGGTATTAAGAGCAGAGGTAGCAGCGGATGGATCCCGAATTGCTTTCAGAGCAACCGAGACTTTCGAAATGGAAGGTTTCCAATGCTGGCTAGAGTTCAATCATGATCAAATGCATGCGGTAGGTGTTCAACCTGGAGCGATTTCACTCCAAGAGAATCAAATTAACTGGATGTTTGCTGACAATGGTTTGCTGCCAATATCGTGGAATAGTGAGCAGAAGAAGCATGTAGAAGCAGGAGAGGTCTTGTTTTATCTTCTTACAGATCGTGAAGTAAATCAGGAAATAGTTGCCAAAATGGCCTTTAATGTGGGACGGATACGACCTGAACTTTACCTGGCTTCAGGTGAAACTAAGAATCTGGTACTTGAAAGCAGAGAGAGCGATATTGCTAAACAAGTGGTATTTAAGCAGCTGCTTCCAAATCCGTTCACCGACCAGGCGACAGTAGAAATCGATTCACCTCTCGATGCTGAAATGCAGATAGAAATCATCAGTTTGGAAGGTAAAATTTTGACTACTAAAATGAGTTCAATGCAGAAAGGACATAATCTACTTAGAATCACAAAAGAAATGGTTGGTCAACCAGGTGTGTACAATCTAAGATTGACTCTTGGCTCTGCATCCAGGATGTATAAGCTGATACTACTGAACAATTAAGTCGTTTAATTTCAGTGTTGTTGAGGCCTAACAGGCTGATAGCTCTATGCATGTGTTTTGTATAGCAGATGCGTTCTGAGGTATACATTTCGAAAAACAAATTGACATAAAATCAACTTTGCCGTAGTTGCGGCTATATGAAGGCTTCAGGGTTTATATAATATTTACTACGACCCTCGCGGAGTGAAGACTGCGAGGGTTTTTTTATTTTTTTAGTTTAATGCTGCCTGAGCACCAAGAATTTGATCTGCTGCATGTCCTATAAAAATTTTTTTCCCTACAACAATTACTGGACGTTTGATAAAAGTATAGTCACTGAGGATATATTTTTTGTAGTCAGCTTCAGTTAAAACTTTATCTTTCAAACCCATGGTTTTGTATTTAATCGCTTTTTTACTAAATAAAGCTTGATAAGATCCCGCGAGTTTGGCCCATTGATCCAGAATTTTTTCATTGATTGGGCTTGATTTGATATCAATTAGTTCACAAGACTCAGTATTGAGATCTGAAATTATTTTTTTACAGGTGCCGCAATGAGGGAGATGGTAGATTTTTTTTGCCATGAGTTTTGTCCTAAGCTTATAACGAATGAAGGAACAAAAGAAGATTTTGTTTGAATAAATTATAAATTTACAGGATGGAGAAAAATAATGCGAATTGGATATTGAATACTGATGGAAGCATTTATCATTTATGTCTAAAACCTGAAGATGTTCCCTCCAACATTTTGACAGTAGGAGATCCGGATCGAGTACCCGAAGTGAGTCGACATTTTGACACTATCCATAAAAAGATTCGAAACAGAGAGTTTGAGATTCATATTGGCAAGCTTGGTGGGCATGATATTTTGGCAATGTCAACCGGTATGGGCACTGATAATATAGACATCGTCATGCAGGAATTAGATGCTCTTGTCAACGTGGATTTTAGTACTATGGAGGCGAAGCCGGAGATTAAAAATTTGAAAATCATTCGACTTGGTACTTCAGGGAGTATTCAACCTCATATATCTGTAGATCAAATCTTGCTTACGGATTTTGCGATTTCAATGGACAATCTGCACAGACATTATGTGCTCAAACGAAAATTTGAAAATTATGAGATGGAATTATTTCCTTTTCTGGGTATGGTGCATGTGACAAGAGCAGACGCAGATTTATTAAATCAGTTCCAATCACCTCAAACTATCTTAGGCAACACTTTGACGGCACCTGGTTTTTATGGTCCTCAAGGTCGTAAAACCCGACTCCCATTGCGGGAAGATTCTATCATTGAAAAACTTTCAGATGCTGATTTTTCCTTTGGAAAGATAACTAACATGGAAATGGAAACTTCAGGTATTTACTCTCTGGGAGAAAGCTTGGGTCATAAATGCCTGAGTGTAAATGCCATACTTGCTCAGCGCAATACAAACCAATTCAGTACCAATCCTGCTGGGATTGTCAAGCAAATGATAGAATACGTTTTTTCTCGTCTGGTTTTTTAGAATATTTCAGTTCCTGCAAAGTGGAAAGCTGATTCAATTGCAGCATTTTCATCAGAATCAGATCCATGTACTGCATTTTCGCCTACACTTTTGGCATATAATGCTCTGATCGTTCCTGGCGCAGCATTTGCGGGGTTGGTTGCACCGATAAGTTTTCGAAAATCTTCTACTGCATTTTCTTTTTCAAGAATTGCTGCGACGATAGGTCCTCTTGACATGAATGATACCAATTCATCAAAAAATCCTTTATCTGAATGGATTGCATAAAATTCTGATGCTTTTGCCCGGGAGAGTCTTGTGTATTTGAGTGCTTTGATTTTAAATCCTGCACTGCAAATTTTATCTAAAATAGCGCCGATATGTCCAGATTCAACTGCATCGGGCTTAATCATTGTAAATGTCCTGTTGGTAGCCATCGTTATAAAGTTTTTTGTAACGCAGAGTAAACCAGCCGTATGGTTTTTGGTTCATACTTATGAATCCGAATTCTCAAATCAATTGTTAATCCTTTTTCAATGATTCATCCCGTCAATATAAACTCTATCCGAGAGCTTATTTCCTTTCCTAAGAATATATCCATCTTGTCACATCGAAATCCCGATGGGGATGCATTGGGATCAACCCTTGCTTTATCTCATTACCTTCAAGGATTGGGGCATCAAGTCAAAGTCATTATGCCCAGTGAGTATCCGCTCAATTTTGAATGGTTGCCACAGGCTAATCAGATCATTACTTATGACCTTTCACCCAAACAGGCTGAAGATTGGATTAAAGCGTCACAGTTGATTTTTTTGCTTGATTTTAATTCTTTGGATCGCATCGACAAAATGGGTTTATGGGTCCAAGAATCTTCTGCACCCAAAGTCATGATAGACCATCACATCGAGCCGGAGCCGATCGCAGACGTCATCCTATCTGAAGATTGGAGATCCTCAACGTCTGAAATGGTGTATATCATCTTATCGCAATTGGGTCGTGAGGCAAAATTTTCTGATGAAATAGACAAATGCATTTATACAGGGATATTGACAGATACTGGCTCGTTTCACCATAATACCAGTCCGGAACTCTATCGTATAGTGGCGGATATGAAGGAACGCGGATTGCAAGATGGCACGATTCAAGAGATGGTAAACAACAGCCAGCCGGATAAATATTTGCAATTGTTAGGGCATTGTTTGTACAACAGAATGGAATTACTTCCTGACCTTCACGCCGGATATATTTATTTGACCCGAGAAGATTACAAAAAATTTGATATCCAAAGAGGGGACACCGAAGGCATAATCAATTATCTGATGATGTTGAAAAGTGTAAGAGTGGGTGTGTTGGTGATGCATCAGCCATCTATCATTAAACTTTCCATGAGATCCAAAGGGGATATCAATGTACAAATGATTTGCAGAAAGTATTTCAATGGTGGAGGTCATAAAAATGCTTCCGGAGGCTCAAGTAAGGTTTCATTGGATGATACACTCAACCATTTAAAAACAGCACTCAGAGAACTTGCTGGCACGTGATAAATTTGTTTCTGGATAAGCTAAATCAGATTCAATTAATGTAATTTCTTCACCTTAGCTTCAGGTAATATTGTGAGGTCTTGACCCATAATGACAATCTCCTTTATCCAATTTACACCCGGAGATTTACCAGGACTGAAACTGCCATATTTGTCTTCTATTCCAAGTGCATTTGCACCTTGTTTGCACGCCCAGGAAAGAACAGAATTTAATGATAACTTTGATTTATACTTAAGGATAGTTTTGATTTCCGATAATATATCCAATTGCCAGTTTGATGACAAACTATCTGTCCCGATACAAATTCTATGACCAGCCGCTGCAAATTGTTCATAATCCGGCAATTGATTTTCGATATATAAATTAGCATTTGGACAGGTGACGAAGTAGGCACGATCAAAATTTTCTATTACTTTTTTGACGTCATTGTAGTGAGTTTGGGTATTGTGTACAAACAGAGTTTGGAATTTTTTGTCAAGATGAATGAGGTTATGGTCGATTGCATTATATGTTTTTGCTTGAAAGTGGGAATAATCAAATCCGAATCCTTCAAAGAAAGGAATAAATCCTCCTCCTTTGGATTCAAACAACTCGTCCTCATCTTTGACCTCTTGATTGTGTATGGAGATGATGGCTTGCTCAGAATTGAAAGTCCGGATTTTTTCAAACAATCGATCTGAAACCGAATACGATGCATGTGGCACT from Saprospiraceae bacterium includes these protein-coding regions:
- a CDS encoding arsenate reductase, whose protein sequence is MAKKIYHLPHCGTCKKIISDLNTESCELIDIKSSPINEKILDQWAKLAGSYQALFSKKAIKYKTMGLKDKVLTEADYKKYILSDYTFIKRPVIVVGKKIFIGHAADQILGAQAALN
- a CDS encoding nucleoside phosphorylase, producing MEKNNANWILNTDGSIYHLCLKPEDVPSNILTVGDPDRVPEVSRHFDTIHKKIRNREFEIHIGKLGGHDILAMSTGMGTDNIDIVMQELDALVNVDFSTMEAKPEIKNLKIIRLGTSGSIQPHISVDQILLTDFAISMDNLHRHYVLKRKFENYEMELFPFLGMVHVTRADADLLNQFQSPQTILGNTLTAPGFYGPQGRKTRLPLREDSIIEKLSDADFSFGKITNMEMETSGIYSLGESLGHKCLSVNAILAQRNTNQFSTNPAGIVKQMIEYVFSRLVF
- a CDS encoding nucleoside-diphosphate kinase; this translates as MATNRTFTMIKPDAVESGHIGAILDKICSAGFKIKALKYTRLSRAKASEFYAIHSDKGFFDELVSFMSRGPIVAAILEKENAVEDFRKLIGATNPANAAPGTIRALYAKSVGENAVHGSDSDENAAIESAFHFAGTEIF
- a CDS encoding DHH family phosphoesterase produces the protein MIHPVNINSIRELISFPKNISILSHRNPDGDALGSTLALSHYLQGLGHQVKVIMPSEYPLNFEWLPQANQIITYDLSPKQAEDWIKASQLIFLLDFNSLDRIDKMGLWVQESSAPKVMIDHHIEPEPIADVILSEDWRSSTSEMVYIILSQLGREAKFSDEIDKCIYTGILTDTGSFHHNTSPELYRIVADMKERGLQDGTIQEMVNNSQPDKYLQLLGHCLYNRMELLPDLHAGYIYLTREDYKKFDIQRGDTEGIINYLMMLKSVRVGVLVMHQPSIIKLSMRSKGDINVQMICRKYFNGGGHKNASGGSSKVSLDDTLNHLKTALRELAGT
- a CDS encoding amidohydrolase family protein; the protein is MKKIYSNCIFDGEANFLFDAGLILNQQDEIVELLPAGNFRKEEFIFYPGLLTPGFINAHCHLELSHLKGRIPSGTGLLAFLKQVVSQREISQSEIDEAIIRADQEMYQNGIVAVGDISNQSDTYAVKKSSKIYYHTFVEAFDFMQDHLAEQMFDQYSSVYHSFGELPRSIVPHASYSVSDRLFEKIRTFNSEQAIISIHNQEVKDEDELFESKGGGFIPFFEGFGFDYSHFQAKTYNAIDHNLIHLDKKFQTLFVHNTQTHYNDVKKVIENFDRAYFVTCPNANLYIENQLPDYEQFAAAGHRICIGTDSLSSNWQLDILSEIKTILKYKSKLSLNSVLSWACKQGANALGIEDKYGSFSPGKSPGVNWIKEIVIMGQDLTILPEAKVKKLH